A genomic window from Paucibacter sp. KCTC 42545 includes:
- a CDS encoding heparinase II/III domain-containing protein, translating into MAAQLWSLRAETAETPPELFPAPRFFITAAGQPKMHYPATACKPPYAMLSSGLIATLCSVLSACGGGNASSDTEKALSAELPSMATAAATSASAADIAGSAPDADLLDASKAEPLLAQVPLQPASGAVGPNSKLAAAGSTQKADAVTTAVLSKLTSLSPSLQAGPTNSAQVAVAPLPSVGVAPTTAVTNLKNSQTLATAPTNTQLSQLALVSAPVTTPQATGGNTSNTQAAASPTVSIWNQLETQATATISNGNGLTTTASNAVAYQAPALGIFFGFRDAREDWVGLRDRHSKMPDVANWVKAEKARVDAWIARNFERADLVGGWSQAYIDPKTGQALQWTPQSPEPPNGNTEAEKTVKAAWVALGRDYNIVQMQTAARIYKLTGETKYALWAAQQLDLYASNYGTWPIRTSEGRSSMYMQGLDEAVVSFAMIDTVRLLETYASGTRYQTWRDKLFMPMATNLKSTSAPMSNIALWHNAAIAAIAMRYKDTALLDYAHNGSQGLKAVLAYALTADNFWIEGTFAYNNYVLDGLSKLLTQAGVEGYGARFATEREQALRLLLAAFDYRFDNNTLPNPNDSRAAQALIAQPAHWWLFRFAPTYWGLDKANKWRTWESLLDVPATVPATEPVIPPAMTRNFPTLNQAVLRAGNWQAYVHYGQSNGNHVQEELTTFELHEGKTPLAYDPGTVDYGLPQHKNYFQRGAANNVPLINGVGQDIWAKGVVKLFSAAESRLVVEQAKYQSDVSVTRGYRVTSAGFVEQTDIQVKSGLNKRLGVVFNTTCDIVLGNGTAATASVAPLPKVNAMGYWSKTKMSNGQPNWQATLSCGANRYQLSVTGPANQRIYLSKAPNTPLPSERNALYYDVDGTTARFETEIRKLN; encoded by the coding sequence ATGGCCGCTCAACTGTGGAGCCTCCGTGCCGAAACTGCCGAGACACCGCCAGAACTTTTCCCGGCGCCTCGTTTTTTCATCACTGCAGCAGGTCAGCCAAAAATGCACTATCCCGCAACCGCCTGTAAGCCACCGTACGCCATGCTGTCCTCCGGTTTGATCGCTACTCTCTGTTCCGTACTCAGCGCCTGCGGTGGCGGCAACGCCAGTTCCGACACTGAAAAGGCGTTGTCAGCGGAGTTGCCGAGTATGGCAACTGCAGCCGCCACATCAGCCTCGGCAGCGGACATCGCAGGTTCTGCGCCAGATGCCGACCTCTTGGACGCATCCAAAGCCGAGCCCTTGCTTGCCCAAGTGCCGCTTCAACCTGCCAGTGGTGCAGTCGGGCCAAACAGCAAACTTGCCGCGGCCGGCTCGACCCAGAAGGCGGATGCGGTGACCACAGCTGTGCTTTCTAAGCTGACTAGCTTGAGCCCGTCTTTGCAGGCCGGCCCCACAAATTCCGCACAGGTGGCGGTCGCACCATTGCCATCAGTTGGAGTTGCGCCAACGACAGCCGTTACGAACCTAAAGAACTCACAGACCCTAGCAACCGCACCCACCAACACCCAACTTAGCCAACTGGCACTTGTTTCGGCACCTGTAACTACGCCGCAAGCGACAGGGGGAAACACCAGCAATACTCAGGCAGCGGCATCACCCACAGTTAGCATCTGGAATCAACTGGAAACTCAAGCTACGGCGACTATTTCAAACGGAAACGGCCTCACAACTACAGCCTCCAATGCAGTCGCTTACCAAGCGCCAGCCTTGGGTATTTTTTTCGGCTTTCGAGATGCCCGCGAGGATTGGGTTGGCCTTAGAGATCGCCACAGCAAAATGCCTGACGTGGCGAACTGGGTGAAGGCTGAGAAAGCCCGCGTTGACGCCTGGATCGCCAGAAACTTTGAGCGCGCAGACCTCGTCGGCGGGTGGAGTCAAGCCTATATCGATCCCAAAACCGGCCAAGCACTCCAATGGACACCTCAAAGTCCAGAGCCGCCTAACGGCAACACCGAAGCCGAAAAGACCGTCAAGGCCGCTTGGGTCGCTTTAGGGCGGGACTACAACATCGTTCAGATGCAAACCGCCGCTCGCATCTACAAGCTGACAGGCGAAACCAAGTACGCATTGTGGGCCGCTCAGCAACTTGACCTCTATGCGAGCAACTACGGTACTTGGCCCATCCGCACCAGCGAAGGCCGCAGCAGCATGTATATGCAAGGGCTCGATGAAGCCGTGGTCAGCTTCGCCATGATCGATACCGTGCGCTTGCTAGAGACCTATGCCTCAGGCACGCGATACCAGACTTGGCGTGACAAGCTCTTCATGCCCATGGCCACCAACCTCAAGTCCACCAGCGCCCCCATGAGCAATATCGCGCTCTGGCACAACGCAGCCATTGCCGCCATCGCCATGCGCTACAAAGACACCGCCTTGCTGGACTATGCGCACAACGGCAGCCAAGGCCTCAAAGCCGTCTTGGCCTACGCCTTAACCGCTGACAATTTCTGGATTGAAGGCACCTTCGCCTACAACAACTACGTACTGGATGGTCTGTCGAAGCTACTGACCCAAGCAGGCGTCGAAGGCTACGGCGCCCGCTTCGCCACGGAGCGCGAGCAGGCCCTGCGACTGCTGCTCGCCGCCTTTGATTACCGATTCGACAACAACACCCTGCCCAACCCCAATGACAGCCGCGCCGCGCAGGCACTCATTGCCCAGCCGGCGCACTGGTGGCTGTTCCGCTTTGCGCCCACCTACTGGGGCCTCGACAAGGCCAACAAATGGCGCACCTGGGAATCCTTGCTGGACGTACCGGCGACCGTGCCAGCCACAGAACCCGTCATCCCGCCCGCAATGACTCGCAACTTTCCTACATTGAACCAAGCCGTCTTGCGAGCAGGCAATTGGCAAGCCTATGTGCACTACGGGCAGTCCAACGGCAACCACGTGCAAGAAGAGTTAACGACCTTTGAGCTGCACGAAGGCAAGACACCCTTGGCCTACGACCCCGGCACCGTGGACTACGGTTTGCCCCAGCACAAAAACTACTTCCAACGTGGCGCGGCCAACAACGTGCCCCTGATCAACGGCGTGGGGCAAGACATTTGGGCCAAGGGCGTGGTGAAACTCTTTTCAGCCGCCGAGAGCAGGCTTGTGGTTGAGCAGGCCAAGTACCAGAGCGATGTCAGTGTCACGCGAGGCTACCGGGTCACCAGCGCCGGCTTTGTTGAGCAAACAGACATCCAAGTCAAAAGCGGTCTGAACAAGCGTCTCGGGGTTGTGTTCAACACCACTTGCGACATCGTGCTCGGCAACGGCACTGCCGCCACAGCGAGCGTAGCCCCCCTGCCCAAGGTCAATGCCATGGGCTATTGGAGCAAAACCAAGATGAGCAATGGCCAGCCTAACTGGCAAGCCACCTTGAGCTGTGGCGCTAACCGTTACCAACTGAGCGTCACAGGCCCGGCCAACCAGCGGATCTACTTGTCCAAGGCGCCGAACACGCCTCTGCCCTCGGAGCGCAACGCTTTGTACTACGACGTGGACGGCACCACGGCGAGATTCGAGACTGAAATCAGAAAGCTCAATTAG
- a CDS encoding glycosyltransferase family 4 protein, whose product MQYRLLHYRTELFERLRAACSAAGVELMLVHGQATPIEAIRKDTGHLPWAKVVKNLCFRVAGRDILWQPLPKAVNACELVVFMQESRLLSNYPWLFGLGPQKTRVAFWGHGRNFQSDAPNGWRERWKRRNLTAVDWWFAYTQMSADIVAEAGYPNDRITVLNNAIDNSTFSADLGSVTDAEVAALRASIDAEPEAPVGLYCGSLYPDKRLELLLQACERLVERLPAFKLVIVGDGPSRAVLEAGGPKPWLHWLGVKRGRDKAAWFRAAQLYLSPGAVGLHVLDSFVAGTPMVTTADALHGPEIAYLRNGHNGLITAGDAGSYAEAVLSLLQDPNRFAQIQRNALISAQQFTLDQMVQRFCDGIVACLKQPRLKRS is encoded by the coding sequence GTGCAATACCGTCTTTTACATTACCGCACCGAATTGTTTGAGCGCCTGCGGGCGGCGTGTTCGGCGGCTGGTGTGGAGCTGATGCTGGTTCATGGACAAGCTACTCCTATCGAAGCGATCCGTAAGGACACAGGGCATCTACCCTGGGCGAAAGTGGTTAAAAACCTCTGCTTTCGGGTTGCGGGCCGAGATATTCTTTGGCAGCCCTTGCCTAAAGCGGTGAATGCTTGCGAACTGGTAGTCTTTATGCAAGAAAGTCGCTTGCTGTCCAACTACCCTTGGTTGTTCGGCCTAGGCCCCCAAAAAACGCGGGTTGCGTTCTGGGGTCATGGCCGCAATTTCCAGAGCGATGCGCCCAACGGCTGGCGCGAGCGCTGGAAGCGCCGCAATCTGACGGCTGTTGACTGGTGGTTTGCTTACACTCAGATGTCTGCTGACATCGTGGCCGAGGCGGGCTACCCAAACGACCGCATCACGGTGCTAAACAACGCGATTGACAACAGCACGTTTTCAGCCGACCTTGGGTCAGTCACAGACGCAGAAGTGGCTGCTTTGCGCGCCTCTATTGACGCTGAGCCAGAGGCTCCCGTGGGTTTGTATTGTGGCTCGTTGTACCCCGACAAGCGTTTGGAGTTGTTGCTGCAAGCTTGTGAGCGCCTGGTCGAGCGCTTGCCCGCATTCAAACTTGTGATCGTTGGAGATGGCCCCAGCCGAGCAGTATTGGAAGCAGGTGGGCCGAAGCCTTGGCTGCATTGGCTTGGGGTCAAACGTGGGCGCGATAAGGCGGCTTGGTTTCGGGCCGCGCAGCTCTACCTCAGCCCTGGGGCGGTGGGATTGCATGTCTTAGATAGCTTTGTGGCCGGTACACCTATGGTGACCACGGCCGATGCCTTGCACGGACCGGAAATCGCCTATTTGCGAAATGGCCACAATGGCTTGATCACAGCCGGTGATGCTGGCAGTTATGCGGAGGCCGTACTCTCACTGCTTCAGGATCCGAATAGGTTCGCTCAAATCCAACGCAATGCGCTCATAAGCGCTCAGCAATTCACGCTGGATCAAATGGTCCAACGGTTCTGTGATGGCATTGTTGCTTGCCTCAAACAGCCGCGTTTGAAGCGAAGTTGA
- a CDS encoding glycosyltransferase yields MNHKTPQLFQHFVLTRFNVKLALGSGNKNVDPDWLRARFKMFEEDCLASITGQSRKPDHWLVFFDAKTPAEFVERIESFRKICPQFTPIFCDVFSVELATQHMRARLMPNVNWVLSTRIDSDDAINLRLFEEICRVVEVGRREFINPTQGLVVSGGKFFRKRDYANPFISLSEGADSLESVWLGQHHLLKRFGSVRQLGLKDAWFQMIHGGNVANQVRGVRVRSSSIDKAVLPASLVGRIRKDAFFGLLVDNSVFLVDRYVRSAFRFFRTKFRNMKISGRL; encoded by the coding sequence ATGAATCACAAAACGCCTCAGTTATTTCAGCATTTTGTTTTGACTAGATTTAACGTAAAGCTGGCACTTGGTTCGGGAAACAAGAATGTGGATCCCGATTGGTTGCGGGCTCGGTTTAAGATGTTTGAGGAGGACTGCCTTGCTTCGATTACTGGGCAAAGTCGGAAGCCGGACCATTGGCTTGTCTTCTTTGATGCGAAAACGCCCGCTGAATTTGTCGAGAGAATTGAAAGTTTTAGAAAAATTTGCCCGCAGTTTACGCCCATTTTCTGCGATGTATTTTCTGTTGAATTGGCGACGCAGCATATGCGTGCCCGTTTGATGCCCAACGTAAATTGGGTTTTAAGCACCCGCATTGATAGTGACGACGCGATTAATTTGAGGTTATTTGAAGAGATTTGCCGCGTCGTCGAGGTTGGTCGGCGTGAGTTTATAAATCCCACGCAAGGTTTAGTTGTGAGTGGCGGAAAATTCTTCCGCAAGCGAGACTATGCGAATCCATTTATTTCGTTGAGTGAAGGAGCGGATAGTTTGGAATCGGTTTGGCTGGGGCAGCATCACTTATTGAAGCGATTCGGATCTGTAAGGCAGTTGGGTTTAAAGGATGCTTGGTTTCAAATGATTCATGGTGGAAATGTCGCGAATCAAGTGCGGGGGGTTCGAGTCAGGTCTAGTTCAATTGACAAGGCTGTATTGCCAGCTTCCTTGGTAGGTCGTATTCGAAAAGATGCATTCTTTGGGTTGCTAGTGGATAACTCGGTATTTTTAGTCGATAGATACGTGCGGAGTGCTTTCAGGTTTTTTAGGACGAAATTTAGAAATATGAAAATTTCCGGGAGGCTTTGA
- a CDS encoding glycosyltransferase, with translation MFLISICVCTFKRPAGLAKCLASLASMQLPGGCELEVVVVDNDSAASARPFVESLQTSYPLALRYFCEQQSGVGFARNRCLAESAGAWIAFIDDDEWADPQWLKELWSHLQASGVDGVFGPVLANFEVDPPAWLRQSGVYERHRDPSGKRLSWKNCASGNVIFRKKLVDGVGGFCADFAASGAEDAEFFWRCLQAGAVFEWCDSAIAQENIPPARMTRHYVLRRAYLGGHNYARLQAHQMGPSVYLNLFIRGSIVIVAFGFLALLARIAGNPRALFFETKVAGGWGKLKAAFSMPEREYGPGS, from the coding sequence ATGTTTTTGATCAGCATCTGCGTCTGTACCTTCAAGCGGCCTGCTGGTTTAGCCAAGTGTTTGGCGAGCCTCGCCTCAATGCAACTTCCTGGGGGCTGCGAGTTGGAGGTCGTGGTGGTTGACAACGATTCGGCCGCCAGCGCCAGGCCTTTTGTTGAAAGCTTGCAAACGAGTTATCCCTTGGCACTTCGCTATTTTTGCGAGCAGCAAAGTGGTGTTGGTTTTGCCCGCAACCGTTGTTTGGCCGAATCCGCCGGTGCATGGATCGCCTTTATTGATGATGACGAATGGGCCGACCCCCAGTGGCTCAAGGAACTTTGGTCGCATTTGCAGGCTAGCGGAGTGGATGGCGTGTTCGGGCCAGTGCTTGCGAATTTTGAAGTAGATCCGCCGGCATGGTTGCGCCAGAGCGGGGTTTATGAGCGGCATCGCGACCCAAGTGGCAAGCGCCTTTCTTGGAAGAATTGTGCCAGTGGCAATGTTATTTTCAGAAAGAAGCTGGTTGATGGCGTGGGCGGATTTTGTGCCGACTTCGCGGCTTCGGGCGCAGAGGACGCTGAGTTTTTCTGGCGCTGTTTGCAGGCAGGGGCTGTGTTTGAGTGGTGTGATTCCGCCATTGCGCAGGAAAATATTCCTCCGGCCCGAATGACTCGCCACTATGTACTTCGAAGGGCTTATTTGGGTGGGCATAATTATGCGCGATTGCAAGCCCATCAAATGGGGCCCTCGGTTTATTTGAATCTGTTCATACGCGGTTCTATCGTCATTGTCGCCTTTGGTTTTCTGGCCTTGCTGGCCCGTATTGCCGGTAACCCGCGTGCATTGTTCTTTGAGACCAAGGTGGCCGGTGGATGGGGTAAATTGAAAGCAGCCTTTTCAATGCCGGAACGAGAATATGGGCCAGGCAGTTAG
- a CDS encoding glycosyltransferase family 2 protein, with protein MLISVITCTWNSIATLRQTVESVMAQQDAEVEHIFVDGGSTDGTLEYIESLSYEYVLLRQVGGGIARAMNEGAKVATGQFLCHLHSDDYFLSPLVLKRVSDMLAVGGYDWLFGRILSDVDGAMIPESFKVPEYSFKRLVQGNFIPHPATFVRTSVFNELGGFKEDLKFAMDYEFFLRLGSKHEPLALREALAVFRVHAGSTTVKNKMASFEEDHQVRLRYAGRSLAEQLMHAARYAVRKRRLRAALVSP; from the coding sequence ATGTTGATATCGGTAATTACTTGCACATGGAATAGCATTGCTACGTTGCGTCAAACCGTGGAGTCCGTCATGGCGCAACAGGATGCCGAGGTCGAACATATTTTTGTTGACGGAGGGTCGACGGACGGCACTTTGGAGTACATCGAGTCACTTTCGTATGAATATGTACTTTTGCGGCAAGTAGGTGGTGGTATCGCTCGCGCTATGAATGAAGGCGCCAAAGTAGCGACAGGGCAATTTTTATGTCATCTTCATTCTGATGACTATTTTCTCTCGCCCTTGGTGCTCAAGCGTGTGAGCGATATGCTGGCGGTAGGAGGGTATGATTGGTTGTTTGGCCGAATATTGAGTGATGTTGATGGTGCAATGATTCCTGAATCATTCAAGGTTCCTGAATATTCTTTTAAGCGGCTTGTTCAAGGCAACTTCATACCTCACCCGGCTACTTTTGTCCGGACCTCTGTGTTTAATGAGCTTGGAGGTTTTAAAGAGGACCTGAAATTTGCGATGGACTATGAATTCTTCCTCAGACTCGGTTCAAAGCATGAGCCCCTCGCGCTCAGGGAGGCCTTGGCGGTGTTTCGTGTCCACGCCGGCAGCACAACAGTGAAGAACAAAATGGCTTCCTTCGAGGAAGATCATCAGGTCCGTTTGCGTTACGCGGGCCGCTCACTGGCCGAGCAACTGATGCACGCTGCCCGCTATGCGGTGCGCAAACGCCGCCTCAGAGCTGCTTTGGTCTCTCCCTAA
- a CDS encoding O-antigen ligase family protein, which translates to MSEKELIPLLIYMGGALVFALILVAVQAAFLEFELRMGRWLLPLIMPLLLLGIGFSTLLAGRSLKYAAMNIGGIGSNAGGGDNLMRMITALVLAISISKIVRALFSVTSVAKLENSAEPGVSKFVFVSFLAFFFCTVIFPSALGAHPTFVHNAVYPVILFSAAYFSRKEPIELLIQWAKTGLFIFLFCSLALALIKPDMVLQPAYQGWVPALNVRLWGLGAHANSIGPLALFLILLQVLRPSPNRGFGLLIWFTALIVLVLAQSKTVWLSGILVALIIAAYRGGREPGGGIKPSFMLGLIGLMLLACLSLLFVDIDRLLLKLSLTQAGSDISTLTGRSSIWAVAMQVFAASPVFGYGLEAWGPAHRIQIGMPFAFHAHNQLLQTMSVAGAVGGLSLLVYFFAILKAAWRAAPRTGGVSLGLVLFIAIRCVGEAPLELTGFFVGELVLHFFLFALLVHEPAQKREGCQ; encoded by the coding sequence GTGAGTGAAAAGGAACTGATACCCCTGTTGATATATATGGGTGGGGCGCTGGTGTTCGCCTTGATCTTGGTGGCAGTGCAGGCGGCTTTTCTTGAGTTTGAATTGCGGATGGGACGTTGGTTGCTGCCATTGATTATGCCATTGCTTCTGCTTGGTATTGGTTTTAGCACTTTGCTCGCAGGGCGCAGCCTTAAATACGCAGCCATGAATATTGGCGGCATAGGAAGCAACGCAGGCGGCGGCGACAATTTAATGCGAATGATTACAGCCCTGGTGCTCGCAATTTCAATTTCTAAGATTGTCCGTGCCTTGTTTTCAGTGACGTCGGTGGCCAAATTAGAAAACTCTGCAGAACCCGGTGTTTCAAAATTTGTTTTTGTATCTTTTCTGGCTTTTTTCTTTTGTACGGTAATCTTCCCAAGTGCATTGGGTGCGCACCCGACATTTGTGCACAATGCCGTGTACCCCGTTATTTTATTTTCTGCTGCGTATTTTTCTAGGAAAGAGCCGATTGAACTGCTGATCCAGTGGGCAAAAACCGGTCTCTTTATCTTTTTGTTTTGTAGCTTGGCCTTGGCGCTCATTAAGCCAGATATGGTTTTGCAGCCTGCTTATCAGGGCTGGGTGCCCGCACTGAATGTGAGGTTGTGGGGTTTGGGCGCACATGCCAACAGTATTGGGCCGCTTGCCTTGTTTCTCATCTTGCTGCAGGTCTTGCGGCCTTCGCCCAATCGGGGGTTCGGATTGTTGATCTGGTTCACGGCCTTGATAGTTTTGGTTTTGGCGCAATCCAAGACTGTTTGGTTGTCCGGGATATTAGTGGCGCTGATCATCGCGGCATATCGAGGCGGCAGAGAGCCAGGCGGAGGCATTAAGCCCAGTTTCATGTTGGGGCTGATCGGCTTGATGTTGCTGGCTTGCTTGAGCCTGCTTTTTGTGGATATTGATCGCCTGCTTTTGAAGTTGAGCTTGACGCAGGCCGGCTCAGACATCAGCACCTTAACCGGACGCTCGAGTATTTGGGCGGTAGCAATGCAAGTTTTTGCCGCTTCGCCGGTTTTTGGCTATGGCCTTGAAGCTTGGGGGCCGGCGCATCGCATCCAGATTGGCATGCCTTTTGCTTTCCACGCACACAACCAGTTGTTGCAAACCATGTCTGTGGCCGGGGCTGTGGGGGGGCTGAGTTTGCTGGTTTACTTTTTCGCCATTCTCAAGGCCGCTTGGCGGGCAGCACCCCGCACGGGTGGCGTTTCCTTGGGCTTGGTCTTGTTTATTGCCATCCGTTGTGTCGGCGAGGCCCCATTGGAGCTAACGGGTTTTTTCGTTGGCGAGCTGGTCCTGCACTTCTTCTTGTTTGCCTTGTTGGTCCATGAGCCCGCCCAGAAGCGAGAGGGCTGCCAGTGA
- a CDS encoding lipopolysaccharide biosynthesis protein produces the protein MASLGGKSISAVFWGAGGAGFRMVLQLGTQVTLARLLGPIEYGVFAIGALVIGFSAFFSDVGLAYGLIQKREVNERDVRFVVTWQFILGTVVTALIALAASPIATFFGEPRAASVVLFLSALCLINALTAPALNLLKRDMDFKSIQIDFLLSYVVGYLFVGLPMALSGFHVWALVWAWLIQAAVNGLLLYRRTQHALRPLIWYEEALVQGAYAGTVLATNMLNWAIANIDRIIIGRVLPSRELGIYSNTFNLLYSPTNSVLSVLQPVFFSASSRLSHQSDSSRIGSGFLALVAAIALFVLPVFMSVAAISETFILTLYGGAWASAAAVCTPLALAMPLYLLWGMSTPLLWTAGRASSEFLAQWPLVLTWGAACWLLAPLGLAAVAWGVLGLFLVRCGLVLRVGLPLLGIRFLDLWLAVRGGAMLSLVVAALAAGIDASLNELRPAVRLICAGLSGGLFFISVLHLFPRLIGQELSEVLRRVSSRLPPKAAAYMNTQLDKGQKSE, from the coding sequence ATGGCCAGCTTAGGAGGTAAGTCAATTTCGGCGGTTTTCTGGGGCGCGGGAGGGGCCGGGTTTCGGATGGTTTTGCAACTGGGGACTCAAGTTACGTTGGCCCGACTGCTCGGCCCGATTGAATATGGCGTCTTCGCGATCGGGGCGCTCGTGATTGGCTTCAGCGCCTTCTTTTCTGATGTTGGTTTGGCTTATGGCCTGATTCAAAAGCGTGAAGTCAACGAGCGGGATGTTCGCTTTGTTGTGACCTGGCAATTCATTTTGGGCACGGTCGTCACCGCGCTGATTGCGCTCGCTGCCAGTCCGATCGCGACCTTTTTTGGTGAACCCCGTGCAGCCTCAGTGGTCTTGTTTTTGTCAGCACTTTGTTTGATCAATGCGCTCACGGCTCCGGCCTTGAATTTGCTGAAGCGCGACATGGACTTTAAGTCGATACAAATCGACTTTTTGCTGAGCTATGTCGTCGGCTATCTGTTCGTTGGTTTGCCCATGGCCTTGTCGGGTTTTCACGTGTGGGCCTTGGTTTGGGCTTGGTTGATACAGGCGGCAGTGAATGGCCTGTTGCTGTACCGCAGAACTCAGCACGCCTTAAGGCCGCTTATCTGGTATGAAGAGGCTCTGGTACAGGGGGCCTATGCTGGGACCGTCTTGGCCACCAATATGCTGAACTGGGCCATCGCCAATATTGACCGAATCATCATTGGGCGCGTGCTTCCGAGTCGAGAACTTGGTATTTATTCCAATACCTTCAACCTGCTCTACAGCCCCACGAATAGTGTGCTGAGTGTTTTGCAGCCGGTTTTCTTTTCTGCCTCTTCGCGGCTGTCGCATCAGAGCGATAGCTCCCGTATCGGCTCAGGTTTCTTGGCTCTAGTCGCTGCAATTGCGCTATTTGTCTTGCCCGTCTTTATGTCGGTCGCCGCGATTTCCGAGACTTTTATCTTGACCCTATATGGCGGAGCATGGGCGAGCGCAGCAGCTGTCTGTACGCCTTTGGCCCTGGCCATGCCCTTGTATTTGCTTTGGGGAATGAGCACCCCTTTGCTTTGGACGGCAGGCCGAGCTTCAAGTGAGTTTCTGGCGCAATGGCCTCTGGTGCTTACCTGGGGTGCCGCGTGCTGGCTGTTGGCGCCTCTGGGCTTGGCTGCGGTCGCTTGGGGTGTTCTTGGGCTATTTCTAGTGCGCTGCGGCTTGGTGCTTCGCGTGGGATTGCCGCTGCTCGGCATCCGCTTCCTTGATCTTTGGCTGGCTGTGCGTGGCGGCGCCATGCTTAGTTTGGTCGTGGCAGCTTTGGCGGCGGGCATCGATGCAAGCCTGAATGAACTCCGGCCCGCTGTTCGTTTGATCTGCGCCGGTCTCAGTGGCGGACTGTTCTTCATCAGCGTGTTGCACTTGTTTCCTAGACTTATCGGGCAGGAACTTTCTGAAGTCTTGAGGCGAGTCAGCAGTCGATTGCCGCCCAAGGCTGCGGCCTATATGAACACTCAATTAGATAAGGGACAAAAGAGTGAGTGA
- a CDS encoding GDP-L-fucose synthase family protein, translated as MDKGSKIFVTGHRGMVGSALVRRMQQSGYKNILTCTRSELDLLNQQAVHEFLAREKPDYIFIAAAKVGGINANNIYRAEFLYQNLLIEANLIHGAHLADVQRLMFLGSSCIYPRNCSQPIKEEYLLTGSLEQTNEPYAIAKIAGIKLAESYNLQYGRQYISAMPTNLYGPNDNYDLSNSHVLPALIRKAHEAKLRGDTEYVVWGSGTPMREFLYVDDLADACVYLMESGYDGPLVNIGTGTDVTIRELAETVMKVVGFEGRIVFDASKPDGTPRKLMDVSRLTGLGWKATTPLSTGIDLALQDYLSRHALGCR; from the coding sequence ATGGATAAAGGCAGTAAAATATTTGTAACCGGACATCGAGGCATGGTGGGTTCTGCCCTGGTGCGTCGCATGCAACAGAGCGGATACAAAAATATTCTCACCTGCACGCGCTCCGAACTTGACTTGCTGAATCAGCAGGCTGTGCATGAATTTTTGGCGAGGGAGAAGCCTGACTACATCTTTATTGCCGCAGCCAAAGTTGGTGGCATCAATGCCAATAATATCTATCGGGCTGAATTCCTCTATCAAAATTTGCTCATTGAAGCGAATCTGATCCACGGAGCCCATTTGGCCGATGTGCAGCGCTTGATGTTTTTGGGCTCTAGTTGTATTTACCCGCGAAACTGCTCGCAGCCCATCAAGGAAGAGTATCTCTTGACTGGCTCGCTTGAGCAGACCAATGAACCCTACGCGATCGCCAAGATCGCAGGTATCAAACTGGCTGAGAGCTACAATCTACAGTACGGTCGGCAATACATTAGCGCTATGCCCACTAATTTGTATGGGCCAAACGACAACTACGATCTTAGTAATAGCCATGTGTTGCCTGCATTGATTCGGAAGGCTCATGAGGCCAAGTTGCGCGGCGATACTGAGTATGTGGTGTGGGGTAGCGGTACGCCGATGCGGGAGTTTTTGTATGTGGATGACCTTGCAGACGCCTGCGTCTACCTGATGGAATCGGGCTATGACGGCCCTTTGGTCAACATCGGCACCGGCACCGACGTCACCATTCGCGAACTGGCCGAAACCGTCATGAAGGTGGTCGGATTTGAAGGCCGCATCGTGTTTGATGCCAGCAAACCCGATGGCACCCCGAGGAAGTTGATGGATGTCAGCCGGCTGACGGGCTTGGGATGGAAAGCCACGACACCCTTGTCAACAGGTATTGATCTGGCCTTGCAGGACTACCTCAGCCGGCATGCGCTTGGTTGTCGCTAA
- a CDS encoding polysaccharide deacetylase family protein — protein MDRLLPRREFERCQWGGRAAVSFVFDDGYSADIEYGVKPLDEFGVKGVFAPCSNLVGAAGFLSADELRYMSERGHEIASHMDSHTALWDRKSGSVHRGMVSAKENLRNTIGVPVDCLVYPYGANTRELRVEAAKVYRSGFTTWEGLNVGCFNRYAVRRIAFGSHTRPGENRLEHYLKLVHLAQLTGAWLVFMLHPQESAHDAYQDNCLRRVIEDILKRNMPVLTAHSALNNYVEIRV, from the coding sequence TTGGATCGACTTTTGCCAAGGCGGGAGTTTGAGCGGTGCCAATGGGGTGGCAGAGCCGCCGTTAGCTTTGTGTTTGATGATGGCTATTCTGCTGATATCGAGTACGGGGTAAAGCCCTTGGATGAGTTTGGAGTTAAAGGTGTATTTGCACCTTGTTCAAATTTGGTTGGCGCGGCGGGGTTTTTGTCGGCCGACGAATTGAGGTATATGTCAGAGCGCGGGCATGAAATTGCCAGTCATATGGATAGCCATACAGCGCTCTGGGATCGGAAAAGCGGCTCAGTTCATCGAGGCATGGTGAGCGCGAAAGAAAATTTGCGCAATACGATTGGCGTGCCAGTAGATTGCCTCGTCTATCCCTATGGTGCAAATACCCGCGAGCTAAGAGTTGAAGCTGCAAAAGTGTACAGGTCGGGCTTTACGACTTGGGAAGGGCTGAATGTCGGCTGTTTTAATCGGTATGCAGTCCGTCGAATTGCCTTTGGCTCTCACACTAGGCCGGGCGAGAATCGGCTTGAACATTACTTGAAGTTGGTGCATTTGGCTCAGTTGACTGGCGCTTGGTTGGTTTTTATGCTGCATCCACAAGAGTCGGCGCATGATGCCTATCAGGATAATTGCTTAAGGCGAGTGATTGAAGACATATTGAAGCGCAATATGCCCGTGCTGACAGCTCATAGTGCACTGAATAATTATGTGGAAATCAGGGTGTAG